Proteins from a genomic interval of Papaver somniferum cultivar HN1 chromosome 4, ASM357369v1, whole genome shotgun sequence:
- the LOC113272814 gene encoding uncharacterized protein LOC113272814: MTKETVLRITNGSPTPAFAEKVKVRQTLQPTAIDVSSLPNPTLINGEPSLVIPTDFYQEGCKPFEFSFIARLNFTGLKFLEVKNSLVTQWQLNPNSVRFMSMSRGFFVVMLGDEHTKARIHNRKWFFNQQELRLMDWYPGFDPERQNTSHAPVWVHLPGLHAELWTERSLLSIGKAVGNPIVVDQRTLNLEFGSYASVLVDVDFAKHIPDRILLTAGGRTFWQYVEIPKHPKFCMHCNIIGHNESECRRKPKSDEPVKDKADIQEWQDAKGKKRSRNRKKNNTQADTSGVDNSGETGEDAHNGAGKDINVHVVFGENAAGKEDTSQLEEVLAASEARLRAASDAVETSKLAIAQK, from the coding sequence ATGACTAAGGAAACTGTGTTACGTATTACGAATGGATCACCAACTCCAGCCTTTGCGGAAAAAGTGAAGGTACGTCAAACATTGCAGCCTACGGCCATTGATGTTAGCAGTCTGCCAAATCCCACGTTAATTAATGGAGAACCATCTTTGGTAATCCCTACTGATTTTTATCAGGAAGGCTGTAAGCCTTTTGAGTTCAGCTTTATTGCAAGACTCAACTTCACGGGTTTGAAGTTTTTGGAGGTGAAGAACAGTTTAGTTACTCAATGGCAGCTAAACCCTAACTCGGTTAGGTTTATGTCTATGAGTAGGGGTTTCTTTGTTGTTATGTTGGGGGATGAGCACACAAAAGCCAGAATCCATAACAGAAAATGGTTTTTTAATCAACAGGAGCTACGTTTGATGGATTGGTACCCTGGTTTCGATCCGGAAAGACAAAATACTTCCCATGCACCTGTTTGGGTTCATCTTCCAGGTCTTCATGCAGAGTTATGGACCGAAAGATCTTTGCTATCCATTGGGAAAGCAGTTGGTAATCCGATTGTAGTTGATCAAAGAACTTTGAATCTGGAGTTTGGAAGCTATGCGTCAGTGCTGGTTGACGTAGATTTCGCGAAGCACATTCCTGACAGAATTCTTCTAACAGCTGGGGGGAGAACTTTCTGGCAATATGTGGAGATACCTAAGCATCCAAAATTCTGTATGCATTGTAACATCATAGGGCACAATGAGAGTGAGTGCAGGAGGAAACCAAAATCTGATGAACCTGTTAAGGACAAGGCGGATATTCAGGAATGGCAGGATGCTAAAGGTAAGAAGCGATCACGCAATCGTAAGAAGAATAACACTCAAGCGGATACTAGTGGTGTTGACAACTCAGGCGAAACTGGTGAAGATGCACACAATGGTGCAGGTAAAGATATTAATGTACATGTTGTTTTTGGGGAGAATGCTGCTGGTAAGGAGGATACTAGTCAGCTTGAGGAGGTGCTGGCTGCTTCTGAAGCTCGGCTTCGTGCAGCGTCTGACGCTGTTGAGACATCTAAATTGGCGATTGCACAGAAATGA